Within the Erigeron canadensis isolate Cc75 chromosome 6, C_canadensis_v1, whole genome shotgun sequence genome, the region GTCATTGTCTACACAAAATGAAACACCTTGCGTATATACTTTGTACGTTACTACTTTTGAAAAGcctttgatgtttatatatagggtcacctgcggccttcccaccacatctccaacctttcaaaggcattaacgtcttccatatatacacaactatcCTAAAAACATCTCAACATACACATACAATAACCATACAATGAAAACACATACTTGCACGACTACAAAATCATCACACAACATGTAAATCACAAATGTCATCAATGCACAAGGTACACTCTTCAGCCCGACTCTTAAAAGAGCAAGGGAAACTATGAAAACTCACCTTTGCCTTGATTATCGGACTTAAAGTCAGCTAGGACGTCAATTAATTGTCAATCGATCACAACCTATCAAAACATACATGTACGTATCAATATATACGCAATTATGTtctcttttatcttttatgaacttttaaatgGGACTCGGGACTTGAATACGTATTAAGACGCGAATAGGATACCTTAGAACTCAAGAAGGGACTCATTTTAAAGTTCGACTCGATCCAAGGAAACTAGAAGTCTATCTAGTAATCAAAACATGAAAAATGAACTTTAGAGGGGGCGTAAATTACGGCCCATCTGGGCGTAGGTTACGCTAGGAAAAATTTCAAAGGGCGTAAGGTACGCTGGGGAGGGCGTAAGCTACGCTGGGCAAGTTTCAACTGGCGTAAGCTACGGCTAGGGAGGGGCGTAGGTTACGGTGCCCTGGAATTGTGTATTTTGGCATAAGGTTTCCAAGTTTTGGTGTAAACAGAAGGAAATTTCAAAAATGATGATGGAGAGGGGCGTAAGCTACGCCTAAaggggcgtaagttacgcctgGTTCTGAACAGATACACACCAGCAGGTGTTCTTGACCCAAACACgacccaaaaccctaatttcttgATAGGTAGACCATGAAATCGATTTTTACAGCCTCAAGACCCATTTTTACGCATAGTTAAACATAATTGGACATAACTAAACATGTTTCAACATCCAAATCCATCCCTTTAACACATTTCCTTGTTCAATTCGATCTTGACCCATTTACAACTCAAATTGACCCAAACCCGATTTTTACGCCCGAAACAACCAAGGATGCTTAGATTCAGATGAAAgacatatataataacttgataTGGTGAATTTGAGCTAGAAAACACTTAACAAAACCTCCATAAGaactcaaacccgaatttgacctaGATGAAGAGTTTTCTTGCACTTTGAAACTTGGGTTTTTGATATGATGGTAGAATGATTATAAAGatgatgattttattattattccatTTGAAACACCATTAAATGAACTAAAGTTTTAGAGGGAGAGAGAGATGTTTGAATGTTCTTGCATTTAGTGTAAAGAGAGTGAAAGAGAATTGAATGGATGGAAGAATGAGTGAAAGAGAGAACGATAGGGTTGGATCTCTTagatgggtcatgggttgggctTGAACCCATGGATATGACCCATTTTCATTCTACTAGTTAACTTAGATGTTAACTAAACGAGAGTCGATTTGCACTAGCTAATGACCTCAATTTGCACATAAATCTCAAATTAAATCATacaaattatatcataaaaattggCCCATATTAACACCTTGCACTAAATTGAACCTCAATTTGcacttgaatatatatatatatatatatatatatatatattgattaactaTTACTTAGTCAAAATGTACACATGGTCAAATAGTCAAGAATCACGATTGTTACAGAAAACCTTataaattatatctatatatatatataaaacaattaacttaggcctctatttataggattaggttTACTTGATggccaagtttagggtttgtgaAACCCCTTCCTTCTCCTAttcgcccccccccccccccccccccccaagaacattctagagggtttcctaattgttttctaattacaattctctccttcgttaagtccgttaattaagtaccgttaactattaactttttaacggacaatcgttagtttttcgtgatctaattaattattaaattacatttagtatattgattaattatagttacattcgtgCTGagacgtgtgaccccgtaggcttaaatacttttcagacatacgttcattttacgtgatcatattctaacaatcTTTGTGTTCTAAGGTCTCAAATGTTGTAGGTACTTTGAGGGTCAATTCTCTTCCTTTGAAGTAGACGTCCAGAATGATGCTGAAGTTCCACATCTCAAAATGACTGAGGCGGCTGAGAAAGTAAGATCTTAgtaatgattattttttacatttactGTTTCTTAAataacattttatgtaatgatgtcaggtatcattgcTTAAGCAAGAATCAAACCCAAGCTAGACCTTCCACCATTTCTTGTTCATCTTCATGAAAGACAGCACGAGAAGGTCCACTACTTGGGTGTCTCTTTCGGGCTTACTTTGGACTTATTTCGGTTCTGGAAAAATCATAAACTCGCTCCATTTTACATATGTGAAGTTCCAGTTAAGCCCTTTTTATTGTAGCTGCTCTCTTTGATTCATTCTgttataatttatctttttaccctGGTCCTTGTATTACAAGTCTTAATTAACTATGTTAGTACCATTGTTATCAGAATTCTGTGACGGGCGAGCAGACATTTATGATATTGAAACCACTACACGCTGATGATATTGAAGTTAAAGGTTCCAATGAATTGGGATAAATGGGTCCTTACTATCGAGGTTTGCAATTCTCAAACAAAGATGTTCTGTTTTGGTAGCATGAAGGACAAGTCAGGTAAAGGGTCGGGCGGTTTGTATTTATCAACAGCAGTTTGTTGCTCATTTATAATGAATAATGTACAAGTATATTAAGCATTAATTGTGATTGCCAACTTACATATGAGGcttatattcattttatttttacgaACTTACATTAGTAGAGTTGGTAAAACATCCCCCATTTACTCTAAACTCCCTTGTTTGAATCTCGGCTTCGACACATTTTAACCAAAGGGGTGAAACCCCAATCGTACCGCCATCATGTGACCATATGGGCCCACTTATGAAGGCTAGAGGTATAGGTTTAAAAACATAGGAGGCTGTATTCATTTTAAATAGACTTCGCGTGATTCTGATCCCTTTGAACTCAGCTATTTAATTCAGCTCATTTTAGATGACACAAGCTAGATTGACCCGTTGATAAGTAAATGGATCCAACTTGCTCCCCTTGTGTTCTATTACTTGTTAATATGTAGTTTTTAGGCGGACAACTGTTTCTTCTCCATGTCTAGCCTTCGGGGCTGCTTTTATGAGGCTTTTATGTTCTCCAAATTATAATACAATTGAATACGAGCTTCTAAGAAGGTATGTGTTCGATATCTTAGctcttcataaaatattttcatttcatGCTTTAATATACACAACTACTCTTGCTTTTGTAGTATTTTGGTTTCAAAGCTCGATTTTACAGATATAGACCCTTCATTAACCATTTCAAATGGtatttttgatgatttcattatGTGCCCCTTCAGTATGGGTCGGCTAAAAGATTACGTGACCAACCGCCAGGGTGATCTGGTAAGAAGATTTGGCTGATACACAcaagtttgaaacttttaatcttttttttttttggattattaTGTGGACCATAATCCCGAATTATTGCTTGGTTAACACTATATTTATGTGTTATGTAAATATAGGGGTTTAGTGTGTCAATATAATAGATAATAACCGAATAGCGGTTATTGGAAGTTATTCGTAGAAGGCCGTGACTGTTGGTGAACAACCACAATGGTAGATAGTTTAGAATAGACATGACCATTCGTGAATAGTCATGATGGTTCGGTAAATGTCTATATATACAAGTGTCTGTAACAGAATTAGTAATCTATCACACGGTTATATTTCAGTATATTTCTCTCGCTCTATTTTGTGAATCAAACGATTAGGGACAACAATTGGCATCAGAGCATAGGATCTTTGATTCAACACACTATGACcggaaataaaaaaaacacacgcCGGAAAAATCAACGGTGGTGGAATACGGTAACAGGAAATAGAGACTTACTTGGATATATAATCGGAAACGTCGGATACGGTGGTGCACAACCGGAACAGATTATAACCGGCGGAACTTCAATCATACTCTTGAGGAGGAATATACCGATTGGAGGAAGTAACAACTTCAATCCCACATTTCTGCAAAAAGGAACAAACCGATTGGAGGAAAGAACACTTCGATCACACTCTTGAATAAGAAGAGGAATAACCCGATTGAAGGAACCCACTGAAAACAAATCAACTTCTGCAAACCCTAGGGCATCGGTTTTTTGATTTTGGGGGAAGAACACTTCTGTTGGGAGCGGTTATCAAGAACGACACAGAAGGAGAAAActgcttttgtttttttttttattgtttaatacgagtaaataaaaaaaaaaatccacacTTTTGTGGAAGCAGCGTACGATCGAcacaaaaggaaaaacaaatcAAGTTTGTTGGGCTTTTATTTAGAGCAAGCAGATTGATTTATTTGGGCCGACAAGGAATTATTACTTGGGCTTCTATTTGAAATCAGATTTTCTTAAGGGATTTCTACAAATTTGGGCAACACTTTTATCTGATCGACAAGAGGGGGACGCTTCTCTGACAACGATTCTTTAAAAGGAATTATTTTCGGATATCCACAACACCAAGGTTAGAAATCTAAATTATTCTTGGATTTCTAATTTACTAGTAGTATAaatttattatctatactattagGAAAGCCCCAAATTTTTAGAAGCGAAGATTATTAGAATAGAAACCATGTCTGGAGAAAATCCTAATGGCGCCTTAGTAACACAAAAACCCGCTGTACCTATCTCTCATTATCAATGCCCCGTTTTGAAAGAAACAAATTATACCGTTTGGGCCATTCAAATCAAAGTTATACTTGAAGCGAATGGATTATGGGAGATGATAGAACCTAAGGAAGATGCGGTACCCGATGAGAAAAGGGATAAGGCAACGATTGCCTTTTTATACCAAGCATTGACCGAAGATGTGATACTGCAAGTTGCGGGGTGTAAGACTGCGAAGGAAGTCTGGGAGGCGTTAAAAAAGAGACATGTCGGAGAAGATAAAGTGCAGAAGGCACGTTTACAATCGTTGATGATTGGATTTCAAACACTCCAAATGAGGGAGGACGACACGTTAGATGCCTTTGCCGCTAAGTTAAATGGTTATGCCACTAAGGCAAAAGAACTAGGAAAAACCTTGGATCAACCATTATTAGTACGGAAACTTTTAGATTCCATGCCAGATAGGTTTATCCAGATAGTGGCATCCATTGAACAAAACTCTGATCTAGACGAAATGACGTTCGACGAGATCATTGGAAAACTAAAAGCGTATGAGGAAAGAATTAGACTCAAGAAAGGCGGACGTGGAAACAGCCAGGAAAACTTATTATTTGCGCAAGGCGAACACTCTAGAAGAGGAAAGCGATTCGGCAATCGCGGACGTGGTAGATCAAACTCTTCACGAGGAAACTGGCAAAACAATAGAAATAGAAACGACTCGAAAGAGGAAGGCTCAACTCGCAAGGGGAGAACAAACATAAAGTGGAATAAGCAAGTGAAGGATATGAGCAAAGTATGGCAACACACAAAACTGAGCACGAAGAGGTACTGTTAAATGAAGGACAATTTCAACCCGAAAAGTATGCTACAACAGATGAAAGCATCTGGTATTTAGACAATGGTGCTAGCAACCACATGACGGGAACTAAGAGTCACTTCAGAGATATTGATGATAAGATAACAGGACGTGTTCATTTTGGAGATGGATCGTATGTAGAGATAAAAGGAAAAGGCTCTGTTTTGTTAGGATGTAGGAATCACGAACAAAAGATTATTTCGGAAGTATACTACATTCCAAACCTTAAGAGCAACATACTGAGTCTAGGACAACTCACGGAGATAGGGTGTAAAGTCGTCATGGAAGGAAACATACTGACTTTACATGACAAAAACAAGAGGTTGCTGATGAAGATTGAGAGATCAAGGAATAGACTTTACAACATCAAACTAAAGATAGGTACACCCATATGTCTCCTAGCAAATATAGATAGCCAAGCATGGTTGTGGCACGCTAGATTAGGTCATCTAAACTTTGAGGACATCAAGAACATGACAAGAAAGAATCTAGTGGAAGGAATTCCTAAGATTGATCACGCAGGAACCCTTGGATTAGGAAAATACAGTAGGACTCCATTCCCAAATCAAGCCAAATTTAGATCGAAGAAACCCTTGGATTTAGTATATGGAGACCTTTGTGGCCCTATAAGCCCAACCACACACTCCggaaaacaatatattttcttGTTAGTGGACAACTGTACACGTTTCATGTGGGCCTACTTCCTGACATCGAAAGATCAAGCATTTGATACTTTCAAGGAATTTAGACAACATATTGAAACGGAATTGAGGACAAAATTAAGGATGCTGAGAacagatagaggaggtgagttCACATCTAATGAATTTACCAAGTATTGCAAGGAGAATGGCATAGCACGACAATTAACAGCACCTTACtcaccacaacaaaatggagtcgtggaaagaagaaatagaacaGTGCTATCTACCACTAGAAGTATGATGAAGGCAATGAAGTTGCCACTCAACTTTTGGGCGGAAGCAGTTAGACACGCCATCTACATACTAAACAGGGTCCCTACAAGAGCCCTGGTGGATAAGACTCCATACGAGGCACTCTACAACAGAAAACCAAATCTGGAAAAACTAAGGATATTTGGGTGCACAGCTTATGCTAAGGTAACGATACCTCACTTACAGAAGCTGGATGATAGAAGCGTACCCATGATTTACTTAGGTGTAGAGGAAGGATCAAAAGCATATAGATTGTATGATCCGGAAAAGAAGAGGAAACATGTAAGCAGGGATGTTAAGTTTATGGAAACCAAACCATGGAATTGGGATAACAGTAGAGAGGAACCAACGACACGAAACTCAGAATGGACAAGTTTTGTGGTACGAGGAATAGACGATGCAAATACGACATCAGTCAACTCGGAAAGCAATGAAGATACTAACCAGGAACAGGAACAAACTACTGCTCCAAACTCTCCAGTTACCCCACCTACATATACTTACAACCCATACTCAGAGGAGGAATATACTACTACAAGTTCATTTGGGAACTTAGAAGAAAGATTTGATGATACACCAACACGGGGTTTCAAAGATTTGAATGCAGTATATGCAAATGCACGTGTAGTTGAACCTCAAAGTTTGCTACTTACGGAAGAGGAACCACGTAACTACAGGGAAGCATCGACAGATAGGAAATGGATTGAGGCCATGGAAGCAGAACTGGATTCAATTAACAGGAATAACACATGGACTCTTACTACTTTGCCTGCGAATCATGAGGCAATAGGACTCAAGTGGGTCTTCAAGACCAAGATGGATGCAAAAGGAAGTATCATCAAATACAAGGCAAGACTTGTAGCAAAAGGCTACGTGCAGAAGCACAGAATAGACTTCGACGAAGTATTTGCACCAGTTGCACGCATAAAGACAGTACGTCTAGTTTTAGCACTGGCAGCACACCATGGATGGCAAGTACATCATTTGGATGTCAAATCAGCATTTTTACATGGGGAATTAAAGGAAGAAGTCTACATTACACAACCTAAAGGTTTCGTAAAACCGGGAAGCTCAGGGAAAGTTTACAAGCTCTCGAAGGCATTGTATGGTTTAAGGCAAGCACCAAGAGCTTGGAATATGAAGCTTGATCAAACCTTAAAGTCATTGGACTTCAAGAAATGTAATCTCGAACAAACGGTCTACACAAAGAGAAGTAAGACTTCCACACTAATAGTTggagtttatgttgatgacttGATAATCACGGGGACTCCAAGGAATGAAATAGACCTGTTCAAATACCAGATGGAAGACAAGTTTGAGATGAGCGATCTAGGATTGCTGGCTTATTACCTCGGTATAGAAGTTACCCAGACAGGGGGAGAGATTACAATCAAGCAGACGGGTTACATCAACAAGATCTTAAAGGATGCTAGTATGATGGAAAGTAATGACACCAAGATACCTATGGATCCGGGAACAAATTTGGTCAAGGTGGAAGATGGAAAACCAGTTGACGCAACTTATTACAGAAGTTTAATTGGATGTCTAAGGTATCTACCACACACTAGACCAGATCTAAGTTACTCAGTTGGATTACTCAGTAGATTTATGCAAGAACCAAAGGATCACCATCTGAAGGCGATAAAGCAAGTAATCCGATACATCAAAGGAACTAAGGAGCATGGTATTATATACAAAAAGGATGGCGGCTGCAAGATTACAGGTTATAGCGACAGTAGTTATGGAATCAATACTGATCAAGGAAAAGGAACTACTGGAATAGTATTCTACTTTGGAGAATCCCCTATTACCTGGTGCACTCAGAAGCAACCAACAGTGGCACTCTCATCCTGTGAATCAGAATTCATGGCGGCTACTGGAGCAGCATGTCAAGCTTTATGGTTAAAGCGGCTACTTAGTGAAATAACGGGCTGGAAAGAGGAAAGAATAACACTGAAGGTTGATAACGTTTCAGCAATAGCACTCGTTAAGAACCCGGTATTTCATGGAAGAAGTAAGCATATCGACATTCGttaccatttcattcgtgaatGCGTAGAGAATGGACACATCAATGTGGAACACGTTAGTGGCGAATTACAAAGGGCTGATATATTGACTAAAGCATTACCAAGGCTCAAGTTTGTCACTATGCGGCAGATGCTCGGGGTTCAAGATCTAGGACGAAGCAACAATCGAGATTAAGGGGGAGAATGTGGACCATAATCCCGAATCATTGGTTGGTTAACACTATATTTATGTGTTATGTAAATATAGGGGTTTAGTGTGTCAATATAATAGATAATAACCGAATAGCGGTTATTGGAAGTTATTCGTAGAAGGTCGTGACTGTTGGTGAACAGCCACAATGGTAGATAGTTTAGAATAGACATGACCATTCGTGAATAGTCATGATGGTTCGGTAAATGTCTATATATACAAGTGTCTTTAACAGAATTAGTAATCTATCAAACGGTTATATTTCAGTATATTTCTCTCGCTCTATTTTGTGAATCAAACGATTAGGCACAACATATCAATCAATGTATTATAATGTATATGATAtactcatattttttatttcgaCAGATTTCAGATCTTAAACTGCCACTTGCATAACTATACTTCCAGGAGAAGTTGCCATTTTCATTAACATCTGTCGAGGCCTCTGTGTTACTATGCATGGGCTTGCAGAACCAGGATGTTTCTTATGCCGCGGTTTGTTCTGCTTCTTTAGTCTTTTAACCAATTTATGCTAAACgaactttatataatttgtctTCTCTCTTTGTGAATTTTTCAGGGAGTAATGAAGTTAGAAAGTCATCAAATATTAACATATTCTATGGAAGTCATGAAGAAAGCCTACAAGCATTTGGATTCAGCGTCTACAAAATAGTTTACTGCAACTCTTCCTACTGTCAAAGATGTAACCCATTTGGTTCAAAATACATTCTTCATATTCATTTTCTCAACTTTTTAATCtacattgattgattgattatcTCTTATCTATTTTATTGATTCCAGGTGGACTTAAGGCCTCACAAAATTTCAGTGGATGAAGATCTTGATGAAGCTGCA harbors:
- the LOC122604464 gene encoding uncharacterized protein LOC122604464, with translation MSGENPNGALVTQKPAVPISHYQCPVLKETNYTVWAIQIKVILEANGLWEMIEPKEDAVPDEKRDKATIAFLYQALTEDVILQVAGCKTAKEVWEALKKRHVGEDKVQKARLQSLMIGFQTLQMREDDTLDAFAAKLNGYATKAKELGKTLDQPLLVRKLLDSMPDRFIQIVASIEQNSDLDEMTFDEIIGKLKAYEERIRLKKGGRGNSQENLLFAQGEHSRRGKRFGNRGRGRSNSSRGNWQNNRNRNDSKEEGSTRKGRTNIKWNKQVKDMSKVWQHTKLSTKRYC